From a single Botrytis cinerea B05.10 chromosome 16, complete sequence genomic region:
- the CND3 gene encoding CND3 gives MHSSALLLAGFAALAAAKPAAQNIDFAAINAIALPTVTGPAPTATKESVVIDNAAASASGSAKATGLATASATSSQNVKRTFGSWGGSGWGSGGWGGNGGWGDDGGASSTTAKSTPTSTTTQNSVPTSSTAAVPYTTPDVSKACAIQPDGYGPKVQPDDVATFLAYPQFHTDAKNAATPSGYTQTFVDLNAAVTAVTYLGLTTFTTYDVAQCGSLCDSTSLCTGFNIYVERDPYMNPSDTCPNPASITNYKCTLWGSGVTAESATNTGQMRTDFQVVITGSNGYSKTVTPAPQPGWKPPQQCGGGNKGHSHPNTCLGQAFFPGPYNPAVCAGYATAQNAKNLSLVSWWMQMVYKFLNYSPFQCKFFNSYMLKKNGKPMGTYCSLFAQSYSSSQATYNPGQQGSDNWSCESSYTYTLN, from the coding sequence ATGCATTCTTCAGCACTTCTTCTTGCAGGCTTTGCAGCTCTTGCTGCAGCCAAACCAGCTGCTCAAAACATCGATTTTGCCGCCATCAATGCTATTGCTCTTCCAACCGTCACTGGCCCAGCCCCAACTGCCACTAAAGAATCTGTGGTTATCGACAACGCTGCTGCTTCCGCTTCAGGATCTGCTAAGGCTACTGGTCTTGCTACTGCTTCAGCAACTTCTTCGCAAAACGTCAAACGTACTTTTGGGAGTTGGGGTGGTAGTGGATGGGGAAGTGGTGGATGGGGAGGAAATGGCGGATGGGGTGACGACGGAGGAGCTTCCAGCACAACCGCGAAGAGCACTCCCACCTCAACCACAACCCAAAACAGCGTTCCTACTTCTTCTACCGCTGCTGTACCATACACCACCCCAGATGTCAGCAAAGCATGTGCAATTCAACCAGATGGTTACGGACCAAAGGTTCAACCAGATGATGTTGCTACTTTCCTCGCTTACCCTCAATTCCACACTGATGCCAAGAATGCCGCCACTCCCTCCGGCTATACTCAAACCTTCGTTGATCTCAACGCTGCAGTAACTGCTGTTACCTACCTCGGACTCACCACCTTCACCACCTACGATGTTGCTCAGTGTGGTTCCCTCTGCGACAGTACCTCCCTCTGCACAGGTTTCAACATTTACGTTGAGCGTGATCCTTACATGAATCCATCTGACACATGCCCTAACCCAGCCTCTATTACCAACTACAAGTGTACTCTCTGGGGCTCTGGCGTCACTGCTGAATCTGCCACCAACACCGGCCAAATGCGCACTGATTTCCAAGTCGTCATCACCGGCTCCAACGGATACTCCAAGACCGTCACTCCCGCACCACAACCAGGCTGGAAGCCACCTCAACAATGCGGTGGTGGAAACAAGGGTCACTCTCACCCAAACACCTGCTTGGGACAAGCCTTCTTCCCCGGTCCATACAACCCCGCTGTCTGCGCCGGTTACGCTACTGCCCAGAACGCCAAGAATCTTTCCCTCGTCTCCTGGTGGATGCAAATGGTCTACAAGTTCTTGAACTACTCTCCATTCCAATGCAAGTTCTTCAACTCTTacatgttgaagaagaacgGAAAGCCAATGGGTACCTACTGCTCCTTGTTCGCTCAATCCTACTCTAGCAGCCAAGCTACCTATAACCCTGGTCAACAGGGCTCTGACAACTGGTCTTGCGAGAGCTCTTACACTTACACTCTCAACTAA